One stretch of Carcharodon carcharias isolate sCarCar2 chromosome 20, sCarCar2.pri, whole genome shotgun sequence DNA includes these proteins:
- the LOC121292661 gene encoding haptoglobin-like, producing MRLLTMALALLCARSASQEPNGSSDVPSASDPQAATKPWVMEQNVTGTGKREGYGTRNGTSGVKVCGWPPNPVTVVQRILGGKLAEEGSFPWHVLVVARGRGRASGTLIGRGWVLTAAHIFYPKGSRRIDLVRQRNTTQIRLGPGTSLKALLAEGGLEIEDIVVHPEFEEVLHNFDNDIALIKLRTNWEEERAMPACLPRAQEHKGRDLYQPGRVGYVAGWGIEDGFFLRDRLRYVPLPLVDQHRCWQAFQKARIGGHRPLVTTNMFCAGMPEGGRDACAGDTGGGFLVPDQRSGAWYLIGIVSWGTGCGRPGRYGVYTRVSSYLHWINSIIAAHP from the exons ATGAG GCTCCTGACTATGGCACTTGCTCTGCTCTGTGCCCGTTCCGCGTCACAGGAACCCAACGGCAGCTCAGACGTCCCATCAGCCAGTGACCCCCAAGCTGCCACCAAACCTTGGGTTATGGAGCAGAATGTCACAGGAACGGGCAAGAGAGAGGGCTATGGCACAAGGAATGGAACCTCTGGAGTTAAAG TTTGCGGATGGCCTCCAAACCCGGTGACGGTTGTGCAGAGGATCCTGGGCGGCAAGCTGGCGGAAGAGGGGAGCTTCCCCTGGCATGTACTGGTGGTGGCAAGGGGCCGGGGGAGGGCCAGTGGCACCCTGATTGGCAGGGGTTGGGTGTTGACGGCTGCCCATATCTTCTACCCCAAGGGCAGCCGCCGAATTGACTTGGTCCGCCAACGTAACACCACCCAGATTCGGCTGGGACCAGGCACCAGCCTGAAAGCGCTCCTGGCAGAAGGTGGCCTGGAGATCGAGGATATCGTGGTGCACCCAGAGTTCGAGGAGGTGCTACACAATTTTGACAATGACATTGCCCTGATCAAGCTGAGGACAAACTGGGAAGAGGAGAGGGCAATGCCTGCCTGCTTACCCAGGGCTCAGGAACATAAAGGGCGTGACCTTTACCAGCCAGGGAGAGTGGGCTATGTGGCTGGCTGGGGGATAGAGGATGGCTTCTTCCTCCGCGACAGGCTGCGTTACGTGCCGCTGCCCTTAGTTGACCAGCACCGTTGCTGGCAGGCCTTCCAGAAGGCACGAATTGGGGGTCACCGCCCACTAGTCACCACCAACATGTTCTGCGCTGGCAtgcctgagggagggagggacgctTGCGCTGGGGACACGGGTGGGGGCTTCCTAGTACCTGACCAGCGCTCGGGAGCCTGGTATTTGATAGGCATTGTATCCTGGGGCACCGGATGTGGGCGGCCGGGCCGCTATGGGGTGTACACACGGGTATCCAGTTACCTCCACTGGATCAACTCCATCATTGCTGCACATCCCTAG